One stretch of Euphorbia lathyris chromosome 7, ddEupLath1.1, whole genome shotgun sequence DNA includes these proteins:
- the LOC136201058 gene encoding uncharacterized protein codes for MTETASVVGADPSGGTIPSIGAASPVRASASQGPASASEDLPLTRKRKISADTESSRSKKKNTSVSLTVGGAPVSASSKGKSSTPIHEPIPDISGWWTRTFGLAVNFSCKDIVSSICNVLGRLPSASSVREQVPLPTAVEGIEKRSVEIINFAEGILRRDAERAKELESLGTELATQKSLYDDVQGKVKVLEGTCQKALGEKEEALKSLQAKSDELQKALDDLAAFKEAQKKRVEEVLAEDGARIYWYGERIHAAYEHGHQGLVLNRPKVPIPEKDLTGEWDKLEAEDADMDEVLFLDWKSLQDPPISCEIPIQPAEGEAPQAVSQPVQEVPLAEEVTEAVTDSRVEDSLEVDPPTGGDEGVAAVQEGIRGEGEEAVA; via the exons atgacggaaaccgcttccgttgtaggggcggatccttctggagggacgattccttctattggggcggcttccccggttagggcttccgcttcacaaggtcccgcttctgcctctgaggatcttcctttaaccaggaagcggaagataagtgcggatacagagtcttctcgttctaaaaagaagaacacttctgtgtcccttactgttggcggcgcacctgtatccgcctcgtctaaaggaaagagcagtacccccattcacgag ccaatccccgatattagcggatggtggactaggactttcggcctggccgtgaacttctcttgcaaggatattgtatcttccatatgcaatgtcctcgggcgacttccctctgcctccagtgtgcgcgagcaagtaccgctccctactgctgtggaagggatcgagaagcgttctgtagag attatcaatttcgctgagggcattctccgaagggatgcagagcgagccaaggagttggaaagccttggtacggaattggcgactcagaagtcgctttatgatgatgtccaagggaaggtgaaggtcctagagggcacctgtcagaaggccttgggcgagaaggaggaggcccttaaatcccttcaggccaagtccgatgaactgcaaaaagccctcgacgacctagctgctttcaaggaggcccaaaagaagagggttgaggaggttttggctgaagatggcgcccgcatctactggtatggggagcggattcatgccgcttatgagcacgggcatcagggtctagtacttaaccgccccaaagttcccatccctgaaaaggatttaactggggagtgggataagctggaagccgaggatgctgatatggatgaggtactcttcttagattggaagagtcttcaggatcctccgattagctgcgagatccctattcagcccgcggaaggagaggcaccccaagccgtttctcaacctgtgcaagaggtacctctcgccgaagaggttactgaagcggttaccgattcaagggttgaggattcgcttgaagtagatcctcctaccggaggagatgagggagtcgccgcagtccaggagggcattaggggcgaaggagaggaagctgtagcatag